The genome window TCGAAAAGGTTTCTCAAATGAATCTGAACTGGCGAATCGTCGTTTTGTGTTGGATCCAGAAAATGAACGCGACACTTTCAGTCGTCACGCTCACCACGTTAACCTCTGTAATTTTCATGACAAATTACGGCTGGTCAGGTGCAAAAACTGTGCTCGCCATGTCGATAACACTTGGAGCAGTCGGAATTCTAGCCGTTATTGTCGCCGGGCTCTACTTTTTCTGCAATCTCGGCAATTTGTAAGTCTACTACTTGGCATTAATTATCATTATCTCggttatttttgaagttagcgaaaaaatttttaactacaaaattgtagGCAAAGAAATAAGGAATACTTCCgtagttaaaagtttttgataaaccCAGAGACAAGCGAGATATCTCGAGATATAGCCTTTTCGCGGCAAGAcccatttctcattttccagcCTCCAACAACGCATCGCGTTCCTCATAGGTTTGGTAATCTTCATGTCAATGTACGTATTCACCTATCCATGGACACCTGTGAGCAATCCAGTTCCCCCTTACAACGCCCTAGCCGATGTTGGCTGTAACTCGACGACCTATAGCTGGTGTGACACATCATATGCTCCGGCGGCTCCGCTTTTGCTCATTGTGATCGCTGTTGTCATGGGAATTGGGATCCCGCTCTCGTCGGTGGCTCTCGATGCGATCTACTCGAAAACTCTGGGACCTATTAATCAGGTAAgggcttcaaaaatattggaaaaaataaacgaacattatttttttaatactttcttttttaaaaccataCCTTTTGTAGAGCGTAATGCAAGGAGCCATGATCGTCGCAGAGGACGTTATTCTCATTCTGGGACCAATTTACTCGTCGTAAGTACCTGAAACACCGCATCTTACGCGcaaatttctttgattttcagcgGAGTTTACACGTATTCCGGTTTTGAGACACTTTGGACCATCAATGGAATTGTCGTGGCACTTGGATCGATTTATTGGATTGCGAATTTCTCGAGGCTTCGGCAGTATTCGTAAAAgtggaagattttttttcgaaaatttgttgcgaacgttttttgaattttatcacgttttttttgtatttcaatttGATGAGATATTCGGGTctatttctgtatttttctgTGCtcttaatttgtttttaatgcgatgaataaaatttaattatttgtatttttggatatttctgCTCGGCACACTCCTCCTCGTGCCGCTCTCTTGTCAATGCCTTGTCGTTCAATTTCGGTGACACCGTTGTGGCGCAGGCGGGTAGCGGCTGCGCGGCCGTGAAACACGCCGCGGGTtcgacccccccccccccgccgCTTTGCCGTTGATGATCAATTGAGCATATCACTGACTGTTGGTGAGGTGATTTCATTAGCTGAGGCTTTTTACACTTTTAACACTTTTTCGTTGAAATCAAGACAACTTTATTGATTTCTCAAGATCTCTGTGAGATAGTAGTTGGTTCCGACTCTCGGGAAGAACGCGATTCGGAACGATGCATGCGATTCGAGTGCGGCGAGATTGCAGAATGAGGGTACACTGTGTGGCTTTTTTTGAAGGCGAGGCGATCTTGGTTGAGGCGGAGCAAACGGGAGTCTGATATATAGAGATGTGGATGTATATGGATTACTGTATGTACCTTGAATATTCAGCGGAATGCTTGATCGGGAAGATTTTAGGGTTGCCGGGTCAATCTTCAGGGATGGGACATCGAATAGCGAATCTTCTTCGTCGGtgcactgaaatttaaaatatttcggattttgatcaagaaatttgaattcagctcaggttactgtagcttttcgtggtgggacccacattttttttttcaaactcaattCAAACTCAATATACTTATACttaaagttaattttacaCGATTTTACACGTACATAGTAGTCCTGTGGGCTCTTCTTGCCACGCCGAGTTTGTCGCACACGAGATCTCAGTTTTTCCACGTATTTCGGCGGCGGAGACGGCAGAATTTGCAGTCCGTCGAGCTTCTCGTCATCACTGAACTTGTAGTTATCACTGAGAGGTGACTCgtgttctggaaaatttgaatttcgcgggaTGGTTCTCAATGGGGCGCACTTGCCGTCGTCCTCAGTGATCGATTCTTGTGTGGAATCCAACGTGGGTTCGCTACCGACCGCGGTTTTCAAATCCTCGTCTTTTCCGTgattgaaaacgaaaaatttcgaaagtttCTTCGCCTTTTTGTCCTTTCCATCGacttttttcacagtttttcctGGTTTTatctgagaaatttgaatttgccaCCCATTAGCACTAGAGCGCACTTACCTTCTTCTCGTCTTTTTTCGGTTTCACAGCGACTGGCAAAGTTTTTGTGTAAGCTTCTGAGGGGTCAGCAGATCCCTTAAACTTCCAAGCCGTTTTCAGGCACGAGACGAGTGCGAAACTTGTAACGAGAAATGGGAAAGTTACGATTAGAAAAAACTGATCTTGCTGCATTTTTGTTGTAGAAGAATTGAATCGAAGGTTCGAGAGATGTTTGgaattagaaataaatttttttaacactttgttttttttttgttgataatattaaaatctttttccttgtttttttctgtggttttcacgattttcttctttcttttttttaatgaattttgaattttcaaatgatttatTATTTACGCTAAACAACACACGCTACGATGCTCCGCTGTTatttcggagcatcgttgggcgcaaatttttattttttatccattttcctttctttttcactaaatttttcaagttttttgcacttttcagATGACATGGAACACGTGCTCACTCTGTGTTACCTCTGAGCTCATGAATACGCTGGATGAAGCGAAAATTCCGTtgcaaaaagtaaaaatcgacaagaaaactgaaaacccaaaattttcctattttcaggCTGTCAACTATCACGAGCAGTCgcaaaatcgacaatttcgcATCACACTCATCACAAAATGTctggaaaatcaagaaaatccggaaaaatctgaagtttcagtgaattttttcgTCGATTTGAAGGAGCTCGTCCCGAGTTGCgcttattttgagaaattcgatGGCGTAAgtgttttttaaagtgatttttcagaattaaagtgaattttttacaGCTCAGCTACGTGGAATTCTCGACAAACTGcaaatccacgtggatttcGGCTCCGGAAAGTGTTGCGGCACCGCACGAGGATTGCAGTCACCGCTTCCAATCGCCGAtcatttccagaaatttccacGCGTTTCTGGACTCGGTGTGCCCATCGCTTTACGGGATTCGCCCAACACCTCTCACTTGTaatatttttaggattttttggagcgaaaattggaaaaatgttggaaaatcaCTGGAATTTCAGCAGGAAATATTGGATTTTGATCGAATTTTGCAATATAtcggagaaaatttcaattttttggcatttacaattaaaaaaaggctCAGATTGCACTTttgagttgatttttttttgagaaactatGTATGTGAGAAATGGATTTTGACGCTATTTTTCAacagattttagctaaaaaaaaaagacaaatttgtttgattttcaactaaaaatagCTCATAATTGATTCTTTTTATAGTTAATAGAGATTTTTCTGCacatttcattgaaaaatagcaagaaaataatttttttttaaaactaggtttaaaaatcagtttcttacgcaaaaatattaaaattatggaaaaatggcctaaaatttatttttttcaattaaaatacaCGCTACTTCAGCTAAAAAGGCTCAAAATTggatgaatttttgaattgccaCCAAAATGAGATCtgcaaccaatcagcgattagCTGTGGGCGGAGCtcatcgctgattggttgcaGCACTCATTTTtgagggaattcaaaattcgcgtggttttttttgtggttttatcaaattttgggctattttcaggtattttgtagcaaaaaaataaaattttcacttaaaaaatcgcaaattttcagtgtcaaGCATCGTCCCCGTCCTGGATATGCTTTCACATTTCCACAGTGAACCACTTCTCACCAACTGTGAGCGTTTCCTAATGTCTACAAATATCGGTCATTTGGACGGAAATCATTTGATTCGACTTCTCGACAAAGGCCTCTGCGTCAGCCTGGACCATCGGATTTTGGGCCGAATTTTGTGCATTTGTCTGATGAGCCCACAGGCGAAAATGTCCGATTCGTCACAGGAACTCGCCGGCACTATTGGATCCGTTTTTGCGCAGGCTTTTGTCGCGTTAGTATATCAGAAATTGATGGTGAAATGtgaagaaaattcgaatttattgattgaaaaatcgaaaaaatcaatttttgatgggattttcatggaaaatttgaaaaaaaaactaattttccataatttttatgaatattcGTACGCttaatggaaaaatcgaacagatttcgaatttttccctcaaaaaatccgaaattttagtttttttattgttaaaaatgtatgtttttgagggatttttcatgaaaaatagaagaaatttcgaatttttcgcttaaaaaaatcgaaaaattcactcaaaacctgaaaaatcagaacattttcaaacaaaattttcaaattaacgaattttcagaaatatttcaaaaagcttcCGCCACATCAAGCCACTCGAACAGGAGAGCTCACTTTGGCCAATGGCAATGCGAAATTTGTTGATTCCGGGAGCTCTCGGAGCAAATAGCTCATCTTCAAAGGGATCTTCGGAAGAGAAAATCGGGAATAAGAAGAGAAAACGTCAGGAATGCGATCATAATGAAGAATCGTAAgggagaaaatgagaaaaatcactgaaaattcgtcaaaaacgagttaaaatcggattttttgaggaaatttcggaattttttcaatcaaaaattcagttttcgcctatttttaagaaaatcgtgaaaaaagtttcgtaTTTTCGGttatgtgaatttttaaaaaaaacatttacaaGATTTCGgtgcaaatttaatttttttttggaatttttataaaattctctgagaaaaaaaaattatgtatacttttaaatattgaaattcccgtagaaaaattttaaaattttttttaaattaaaaaaaataaaattcgagacaattttccataaaatttcagcgaaaattgttcttttaatggattttctatttaatttccaccaaaaatatgcaatttgtttaatttttccagattcgaGTGTATTCTTTGCTTCGACCAGCGTTGCGGCAAGTGCAAGGGAGAAGCCGCGTTCTGCTACAaggttttcaggaaaatccccacaatttccaaaaaaatctcggGTTTTCAGGCTCTGGACAATTTCCTGTACGAGATTCGTCTTCAACTGTATCCACACACGTATCGTCCACATTTGGATCGCGATTTGCTCCGCGAGGAACGCCTCAGCGACTACATCCTCCGCAACCAGTTTCAGCCACTTCCAGACGCCAATTGAGAGCCagcttgttgaaaattgaagaaaaaactgtaaatattGACCCTACTCACTCACAAAACTTGTAAATTTTACCTAAAACATATCCTAGAAAGCCTAAAATTCGGACAATATATGCTCATTCTTGTGTGGATgttaaatttatataaaaagaACATGCAATAATTTCTGGGAAGGGAactgaatttcgaaaaaaaaattagaatttcggtgtaaaaatttacaaatgaaTGGCAAATATatcagggggggggggggggaacgagaaaaaatgaagaaaaaaagtgagtttgagtgaaaatgaaaaactagaaGGCATCGAATGGTGTGTATAACGGAAgaatttcccagaaaaaaagtAGATGGTGATTGGGGACCGGCAAAGGGTGACTACCGTAATCTGTGggattttcttttcaaattttttgggatttttagaAAGTGGAGACGAGGGAAGAGGAAATGTGTGTTGTGTggattgaattgaattgaatcgAATGtgtcaaaaatacattttgtgCAGATAGAGATAGAGGGCTCTGCGCGGAGCAGCACACGGTTAACAATTGCATCCCGAATTCTGCTGGTTCTGTTGATTTGGGTTGAGACGGATTTGGTCGGGAAACTCTGGGAAATCGTtggtttcctgaaaaatttaaaatttttagtttgctttttgttggaaaaattcaaatttttacataaaacgcagcatatttttgatatatttatttagttttagatttttcaaattttttgaaaaaaccagttttctaaccaatttctttgatttttagcTTCAAAATCGCTAAGTTATGCCATTTTCAACCgaaatttggcagtttttcttgatttctgcgtacttttttcacgattttaaagctattttcaCTATATAACTagtttttaattacaaaaaaatcaatttccgcccgaaatttcacattttttaatttcacaggaaaatccaatttcgccGCATTTTTACCTGAGATTCTCTAGCCAACGCATCACgagcaattgccaaaaatgcgGCTTCAACGTTGAGAGCTTCCTTGGCAGAAACCTCGTAATACGGAATATTTCCCTTCGTCTGGCACCAAGATTGAGCACGTTTTGACGAAACGGCACGCTGTGACTCCAAATCCACCTTGTTTCCGAGCAGGACAAACGGGAAATGGTCTGGATCGCGGGGGCTGCaagaatttgaagttttatagaaaaaccgtggatttttcgaattttttggagaaaaatggtggatttttccgttttattagagaaaaataatgaatttttcagtttttttacagaaaaaatgtgatttttctaaatattccCCGTACCTAGCCTGAATCAGAAACTCGTCACGCCACGAGTCAAGCGATTTGAACGAGGCGGCATTTGTGACGTCAAAAGCCAGCACACAGCAATCGGCTCCACGATAAAAAGCGACTCCGAGCGATTGGAAACGTTCCTGGCCGGCTGTATCccagatctgaaatttttgtgtaaaattttgtctatttttgataatttttcaccTGAAGAGTGACGGTTCTGTCGTCAATGTTTACGTCGCGTGTGAGGAAGTCGGCTCCAATCGTTGCCTGAAGGAgaaatttgtttatatttcagggagaattttgagtttaaacaaaaatttcagtttctaaaaaaattgacaaacctTATATTGATTACTAAATCGCCGATTTACATATTGATTCATCAAAGATGTTTTTCCAACGCCCGAATCTCCGAGAATGATCACTTTGAGCAGCGCCTTCTTTCTGGTTCCCGACATTTTTGTTCACTGGAAGCCTTTTTGTTGTGctgcaaaaatcaattaactgataagaaaatgaattatagattaaaaaaagaaagaaaaagataCAGACAGGCGATTGTTCAACCTGTGTCGCAAGAACAAATAGTAACTAAATTGTGACGACgaaattatttagaaatatTACATAAAGCGAAAATACAATTTGACCCGTagcaaaaaaatacatgtcgggaaaatgagaaaaatggttaataaatttttaaaaaaagtatataaaatTCCTCCAACAAGCTACTGCATGTCCTTGTACTTTACAATCTTCTCCGACGGATTCCACTTCCGATCGGGGCATTGCGATTCTTCATGTTGGTGTCGCAATGCTGCAGAGACGACGTGCAGCGGATTGTGCCTACAAATGGCAGCTTCGAGCGGTCCAGTGCCCGCCTGAAATGgaatattttcgattttttgaatgaaatatgTGTAGCTCACCTCGTTGTAATGATTGGTTACCGTGAATAATTGCGGGTCTCGATTTTTCCCTGGATTAAAATAGTATTGTATCAGTTTTTTCGAGTAAAAACCAACCAGTGAACCTAGGAGCGGTTTGAATCGCATCGGCCATTTTCGCGTGAGGGCGCCTGTAAAATGGAAAGTTTCGCATTTTCTGACAAAGAGGATAGTGATGGTgacgaaaaaaagaacaaaaagattgaaaaagtggcgattttttgtgtaaaaaggGGCAAAAAGTGCACGTGACAGGGCCGTCAGCTGGGAGAAATGGCCAGATGAGACACGCGCCGCGAGAGCCGCGACGCGTTCGACAGAGCGCACTTGTGACGAGACCACGGGAATTATCGAAGCATGGAAAGTGATTCGTGGGGATTTTGAgcagaaaattagtttttcatgGTGAAAACTGggaggaaaattaaaaacttcaaaattaaagataAAGCTTTAAAACAAACAGCTTAAACTAGCAAAATatatactttaattttcaaaattttaaatccacCGAATAAGTGATCCccctaatttttcagcttcagcTTCTCGTGCTTAGTCATGAGCATGCTCACGCTGAGCAGCTTTGAATAGTAAAAATAGAAGCACTTTTTGAAAGGAAAAGTacagaaaacataaaattaaaattgggaaaatggaaaaagacTGGGTATTCGGGGGGTTTCCTGGTATTATACTTAGGAATATTCCTGAGTGTAAACTaggcaaataaaaaatttcgaaagatTGGAAACCggatttagt of Caenorhabditis elegans chromosome II contains these proteins:
- the W03C9.2 gene encoding uncharacterized protein (Confirmed by transcript evidence), whose product is MTWNTCSLCVTSELMNTLDEAKIPLQKAVNYHEQSQNRQFRITLITKCLENQENPEKSEVSVNFFVDLKELVPSCAYFEKFDGLSYVEFSTNCKSTWISAPESVAAPHEDCSHRFQSPIISRNFHAFLDSVCPSLYGIRPTPLTLSSIVPVLDMLSHFHSEPLLTNCERFLMSTNIGHLDGNHLIRLLDKGLCVSLDHRILGRILCICLMSPQAKMSDSSQELAGTIGSVFAQAFVANISKSFRHIKPLEQESSLWPMAMRNLLIPGALGANSSSSKGSSEEKIGNKKRKRQECDHNEESFECILCFDQRCGKCKGEAAFCYKALDNFLYEIRLQLYPHTYRPHLDRDLLREERLSDYILRNQFQPLPDAN
- the W03C9.1 gene encoding uncharacterized protein (Confirmed by transcript evidence), which produces MQQDQFFLIVTFPFLVTSFALVSCLKTAWKFKGSADPSEAYTKTLPVAVKPKKDEKKIKPGKTVKKVDGKDKKAKKLSKFFVFNHGKDEDLKTAVGSEPTLDSTQESITEDDEHESPLSDNYKFSDDEKLDGLQILPSPPPKYVEKLRSRVRQTRRGKKSPQDYYCTDEEDSLFDVPSLKIDPATLKSSRSSIPLNIQDSRLLRLNQDRLAFKKSHTVYPHSAISPHSNRMHRSESRSSRESEPTTISQRS
- the W03C9.5 gene encoding PTK2 (Confirmed by transcript evidence): MADAIQTAPRFTGKNRDPQLFTVTNHYNEAGTGPLEAAICRHNPLHVVSAALRHQHEESQCPDRKWNPSEKIVKYKDMQ
- the rab-7 gene encoding Ras-related protein Rab-7a (Confirmed by transcript evidence), producing the protein MSGTRKKALLKVIILGDSGVGKTSLMNQYVNRRFSNQYKATIGADFLTRDVNIDDRTVTLQIWDTAGQERFQSLGVAFYRGADCCVLAFDVTNAASFKSLDSWRDEFLIQASPRDPDHFPFVLLGNKVDLESQRAVSSKRAQSWCQTKGNIPYYEVSAKEALNVEAAFLAIARDALARESQETNDFPEFPDQIRLNPNQQNQQNSGCNC